The Scyliorhinus canicula chromosome 17, sScyCan1.1, whole genome shotgun sequence DNA window taaacccacctttctgtctgccggtacccttctgcgaccttgataccctcctcagtacctcactactctcaacactggcttctgaactacagctcattttcccagccccctgacaaattagtttaaacccccccccccgaagagccgtagcaaatttccctcccaggacattggtgcccctctggttcaggtgcaaaccgtcctgtctgtacagtcccaccttccccagaatgtgctccaattatacacatacctaaaaccctccctcctacaccatccctgcagccacgtgtttacctgcattctctccctattcctcacctcactagcacgtggcactggcaacaaaccagagatgacaacatggtttgtcctggctctcagcttccaccctagctccataaattcctgttttaaatccccgtcccttctcttacgtATGCCGTTggcaccgatgtgtaccacgacttgtgactgttccccctccctcttaagcattctgaaaacacggtccaaggcttcacggaccctggcacccgagaggcaacataccatccatgagtctcttttgctgccacagaaccatctatgtcactctaactatcgagtccccaataactattgctctcctgctctcactcctttccttctgagccacagggacggactcagtgctggagatcctttcactgtggcttacccctggtaggtcgtccccctcaacagagaatccctgcactcactgcttcctcccagcccctctcaccgtcacccatctatcttgattcttcagagtaactacatccctgaagctactatctatgaccacctctgcctcccgaatgatccgaagttcatccagctccagctccagttccataacgcggtttctgaggagctggagatgggtgcacttcccacaggtgaaatcagcagagacactaacagcgtccctcacctcaaacattctgtagGAGgtacattgcactgccttccctgccatcccctctcgattaaaaaaagaaaaagaaagagcttacatgttattcactctaccccttaggttaaaggaggtggaagcgTGGGGGACACTACACATGTAATGTCaagggtttaggaactgcccaacttaaatacaggttaaAATagaacacttaaccagcaaccactgtgccccacacGAGAACGGCAATCAGCTGTTAAGGGcttgcgcaaacaatttaaatctttactacttacctaGCAGTCACTCTGTCTTCGTTCCAACCAGATTCAGCAttaaactcccaacagtaaggtttttaaaaatgtactcccTTTCTCAGCAATCACTCgctcagcaaccactgcaccccacgcgagaacacctcagggaaaagagaaactacttaccagtcaccagccaatcacttacctgcaggctgtgacatcacggttcaacttctttttatttctacctgccctcgagtctccctctttatctttactCAGCTGggataactgtcacttgacaacagctcctccacaaatcaccttcaagatacagtgaccgcaatgcactgatgcaaattttccccgcaacagccaatcagcagctccgctctactgccctctgctggatgcttgccttcacttgcaCACAGagagtgtcttgctcaggtacacgttctggatgcagtgactgcaatgcactgatgcaaattttccccacaacagccaatcagcagctccgctctactgccctctgctggatgtttgccttcacttgaacacagagggtgtcttgctcaggtacgtGTTCTGGCAGttaccgcaatgcactgatgcaaattttccccgcaacagccaatcagcagctctgctctactgccctctgctggatgcttgccttcacttgaacacagagAGTGTCTTGCTCGGGTATGCGCtctggatgcagtgaccgcaatgcactgatgcaaattttccccgcaacagccaatcagcagctccgctctactgccttTAATGTAGTCTAAAAGTTCAACAAAAAACATATAGCCACCTttcagtacacagagggcgacggtgtgatgatttcccatggctttcattatatcccttgacaaacgttcagttctgtccatgattaaaccatgaggaatatataCTCTCTTCAGATCATTTGAAtaatgtttagggatgcaaaacagatcGAGGTCATAGCCTTGTTCATCAGCTGCCGCCATGCCGCTATTGCACTTTGACCCCGGGTTCAGGTCCCAACACTCCAGGGCCACTTGCGCACTGATTGGCAGGCATTGTTAAATGCCGGCTGCTCCGGCTGTTGTGCGTGAATTCCCGCTATCGGGAACGCCGCAATgcatggctccgcgaccctcccgacactcgCCTATGACGACCCAACCGCAGGTCGcggcccccactttgaaaatgcctgctttAGACAGTGTCAGCCAAATTACCCCAGTTCCAGCACAGATGTTCCTCCAATCTCACTCTCTCAACTGCCCTGTCTGTAGTTTGGGAGTTTCTGTAGAAGAATTGAACAGTATTAAGAAACCTTGGTTCTAAACTTGTTTTTATTGATTCTTCTAAAGAAACTGAAGTTCTGTATGGAGTCCCAAAGTCTTCAGGTtcaggagatgatgccgacaaaGTGAGGCATCCAGACCAAAACTGTTCGGGTCTGAACGCAGTGGAAAATCTGGACACGCCGTCCGTgatttgagtggtggtgtccaaggcatggctcattcagtgatgaccatggctgagggcctccatGTCCCAGACATTGACGGACAGCTCCAAGAtgtaggtggacattgctgaggcattcCAGTACgtgacccagtcactgaggaccatcgctgagggcgtcaacatcatggtgcagacaatgggaagcctccaggactggtaatgccagatgactcagagactTCTACAGCTCACTTCAGCTGTCCCTCTGTCCCATGAGGGACCTTCCTGTGGGAACCCTCAGGAAGGGCTAAAGCCCAACAGGGCCTTTCACCAAGGAGACTAAGGCAGTCTCCtgttcttctgaatcccccttCCTGACACTGGCGATTCGCAATCGCAGCGTGCAGAATAGGATGCCATGGCAATACCTATGACACCAGTAGGCCTTTGATTCCAGGCCTCCAGAGGACATCTCCTCAGGCATCAAAGGCAACAGGGCGCAGAAGGTATCAGGCtggctccacctctgatgtgcatcctggggacacaccaagACATAGCAGGAAACCGCGAATGATCAAGAGTGGGGAGCACTTGAttggcactggtgaggtcactatctgtagcttggggcattggaaatctgtcacagtaaaatgttcatCATTACAATATTTCAATATTTTTTACATGTGAAGCCACTGTCACTTTAGTCTTCACAGTGGGCTTGCCCgcacccacacccctacccccgtTCCCCCCACTGCTCCAACACCTACCCCTCCCCCTAGCATAGTGGTACAAGATCAAAAGCCCCTATGCAGACTCTGtcatgaggatgggtgtgagtgtgctgtgaACAGAAAGACAGGAGACAGACTTAATCAGATCCTAAGgaacaccagagctttcctcacagtgaatGGGCATTACTCTCTACCTTATCTAGTGACCTGCAGGCAGTACCAACACAGGTCCATCACCCTGGTGTGAAGTTACGTAGACTTGGAGAGGGGAAATAAGAGCCTCTCTTGTCCTCCTAACACGTCGGACTCTTGCCGTCATCTGTCCTCCAGCTTCCCGCTCCTCCTCGGGCTCATTCTCCTTCCCCTGCTGATCTGCCTCCTTGTCAgatgaggccgcatgtccctcctcctcctcctcctccagcatgccgcCTCGCTGCTGTGCtagattgtggaggacacagcagatcaccacaaagcgggtgaccctctGCCTCATGTACTGTAGAGCCCTGCCATGCAGTCCAGGCTTCAGAGCTGCATATTTAGCAGcacgatgcaccactcaatgacagctcgGATGGCAATGTCGGCCTCATTATAATGGGTCTCTGCCTGGGCctcaggcctctgcactggcTTCATCAGCCATGACTTCAGCGGGTATTCCTTGTCCCCCCACGAGGCAACACGTCAACCTGGGGTGTTCCTTGAAGACAACAGGGATTTCTGAGTGCCCCAGAATGTAGCTGTCATACACACGGCCAGGGTAGTGGGAACTCACTGGCCTGATCCTCAGGTGGTAAtcgcacatgatctgaacattcagcgAGTGGAAACCCTTCCTGTTAAGACAGGGCACACCCTGATGTCCCGGTGTTCGCAGAGTGACATGAATGCCATTGATGTCCCCGGAACCTGAGGCATCCCGGCATTGGCGGCGAATCCTGCAGCCAGGGCATCTTGGCGGGCCTGATTCAGGTTgaaggtgatatagtctgatgcccgggcatacagggcatccatcaCCGtgggatgcacctgtgggctgaaaactgtgagatgccacacaggtgccCGCTCGAGCTCTGGAATGTCCCGATAGTATAAAGGTTTCATGATGCAGTTACCTTCACTAGGAGCCAGTTTCCCCTCCTCCACAGGGTGGCATGTCCGCAAAAACATGGCacaggtgtcatgagaatgtcactttaagaaatgtttgtctgctcatgttactgcagtgatgtcagagtgtgggtggagctgagctctggctctgctttttagtttcactttgagaaaagcttgggtgtgtgtgttgttttggtttcgtttcagtgttggagctgaaaccagacaaagcaggtgtactgttgttctctctgccatgaaaagactatctcttgatcatttggtgaattcaggatTATAAATGTtcacagtagtgaatttaaacctaatgtgcttctgttaaaaggtatttCTTCTGTCttcggatgttgtttgggaagttattacgcATTGCttagtgtatttgaattgatggttgctaagaggttcactgtatgtttcaaaaaggttaacttgagttcagagaataaacattgttttgctttaaaaaatactttttctgctggatcacacctgtagagtgggccttgtgctccccacaccacaatctattaaaagttgtgggtcaggtgaacttcatgatacactttggggttctctaaaccctatcCCATAACACAGGTACCACAATGTTTCCCAGCTGAGATATTGTCTTCTGCAGCATATCCTGCCCGTCAGCTCATGGAAGGACCAACGACTGCTGTATACCTTGGCACAgcgctggcctccccttctggcccCTCCTCACTCTGATGGCACTCAGTTGTTCAGGATGTGAGGAGGCTCCCCAGACATGTGGTGCCACCACCAGCCTGCGATGGCCTTCCTGCTTCTTCGGCATCTGCTTCACTTCTGATACGCACAGTGAGGACAGGCCTATGTGGGACCCAAACCGGCAAACATATTTGTATCtgaggagagagaccgacaatcagttagggcttccatcacAGGGCTCAAATCCCCAGGCCTCCCACACCCTTTCCATGACTTCTCtcagtgccatccagtgagccagttgggCTGGCAAACCTCTCCCGGCATGCTCACTCCCAGTCAGATCAGGATCCCTTAGATCCCAGACCACTTCCagcaacattagggagaccgtgctcagctGTCCTCTGCTCATCCAGACACTTATCCTTTGACCGCGAGAGGATCTTCAGTGGttaagccctgctctttagtgttaaATTGTTGCAGCTGCCTCGATGGCGCTGACTCTCCTAgtgttcaggcaaactgttcaggcatcaaaggctgctggacatgcagtgcacAAATCATCCTCTCAGACGTGGCATCTGTTCCTTCAAGGAGAGAACAGGACCGTgaaatgctctcacaactaacaaggctaattcctcatttgaaatagtcatcagctgtgaagctggagactgctcacagtcaaagggagtgaaattgactttcatgagAGAAGCTGTGGCAGGGCACTGTCTTGGGCgttttggggctgctgctgtggTTGTCTTTGTTATGGGGCTGGTGAATATTTAGAGACGGCTTTAAGGCCTCACAGGCACAAAGCCCTTCATGCTCCTGCCCAAGAGAAACCCCCAGCTTCGCTCCCTCCTGGCCCCCCTGGACAATCCCTATCCCTCCCAAGCGCTGGGGCAGCAGTTCTGGTGCCTTTGAGAAGAGCATGCTGGTAAATGGAAaggactactcacctcctcatttccattcagtagccattgcaccagcttcccaTTTTTGTAATGGAGTACTAAAAAACACCTGTGTAACTTCTCACTGCGAAGTTGGGTAACTCTCGGGAGtccgctgcattcaacttcaatctcgctaatgagatggaaattaatgcaaattaggctgaatgaccttctcacCTTTTTTGGGCAAGaccgctcccgatggcgagttccagatGAATTTCAAAATGGTTCGCGCCTAGCgtgaatctcaattttggcctttcccgctttTCACACGGAACGCCCGAATTGGCACCGGGCACAATGCGGTGGCTGTATGCACCCAACGTTGTCAAGCTAAACTCATTTCAAGGACACACTGGTGAGAATTTTCAAACTGTTGTGCAGACTGAGGTTGGAAATGAGTGCCTTTCATTTTACAGATACTGTTGAGCTCTGTGCTCTTGATGTTTATACCAATCAGAGACAGGAAGCATTGAAGCAGAAAGGTCAGGACTGTTTGTTGGCAAAACACACTGTTCCTGGTTTAATCCACCCAATGAAAAATAAACTTCTTAAAAGCAGATCGGGTTTAAGTTGATTTTTGTTATGGTGACATGTCTAATTCCTCAGATATAATTGTCCCTTGCAATATATCGAGCCATTCAATAATCCAGAAATGATGACCCAGATCTTCTAGTCTCCTGATGGTCTTTCCCCAGAGCTACTCTGGACGATAAGCTGAGGGACCCCTTGGAACTCTCCACGCATTGACTACACAGAGTTTTTACTTCCATTGGGCAATTCGCTTGTGTCTGGATGCAATGGATAACAATGCCTGATGGGAATTTTAGTTTCCAGGGCAAGTCTCGGTTTTCATGTTCATCCGATTTTCGCATGCCGGATAAGGGGTCAGGCATCTGTATGTTACCAGGGATGTTTTGCTGTAGCTGCACAGTGCATTGGTGAGACGACACCTAGAATAccctgtacagttttggtcttcttattttaaaaaggacatAATTGTATTAGAAGCAGGTCACTTGTAAACTGAAGAATGAGGTTTAGagataaggggtctcccatgcAAGATGGAGACGTCTTGTGATGCAGTGGATAGCGTCCCAACCTCTGagttctgggtttgagtcccaccccaggacctgatggccaaggaaggtaggTTCATAATGCGGCCAAAATAGATTGAGTGTAAACTTGCAAAAACCTTCCAACAGGCCAATAGCGGCCGGTAAaggcgggagagactcctggtcagccacgatTGATGTGGAGCATCTTCCCTCAAACGGCAAGATCCTGTCGTCAGACTAGCAATCTGTTCTGGGAATtagtagctatggaaacagatgaaattgtcttggtgtgggaagagaattggaatatgAGATGGGAGAATTATTTTCTGTCACAGGGTCTTCCCTGGAGAGTGGTACAGACAGCGTTGCTGAATATTTTTGAGGCCGCGATAGATCGATTCTTGACTAACCAAGGAGTCAACCGGTTACAGGGGAGCCTGGCAGGAAACTGGTGTTGAggtcacaatcttattgaatggcagaagaggctggaggggctgaatggcctacacctgctctcaTTTTGTATGTTTGCGTGTTCATAtgtgtgcagacattcagtgAGGACAACACCCTGGCTCAGATGTTAATTGACCCATCGTTGAATAGTTTGTTCTGGGCCCAAAAATGCAGAATACTAATGTGAGAAATGAACAAAACTGCTGCATTCACCATAATTGGGAGAGTTCAGGGTCGACAGTAGTATCATCCTATCCTAAATGTGCGTCCATGgcttatagattcatagaatttacagtgcagaagaaggccattaggcccatcgagtctacaccagcccttggaaagagcaccctacctaagcccacagcctcaccctatccacgtaaccccgcccaacccaatatttttggacactaaggacaatttagcatggtcaatccacctaacctgcacatctttggactgtgagaggaaaccggagcacccggaggaaacccgcgcacacacggggagaatgtgcaggctctgcacagacagtgacccaagccgggaatcaaacctgggaccctggagctgtgaagcaattgtgctaaccactgggctaccgtgcccccccccccccccctccttgtccgCTGACAGCTCGAAACTGCATCTTGAACTGGGCCCAATTCAGGTGAATTGATGCCAATGAGTGGAAAAAGGAAATCTATTCTGTTGTTCAGGACCTTTAGATAAAATATCCAGATACAGGAAATAGCCAGATAAAATACTAAATACAGTAGAGAAAAACAAACCCAGGGCAGGTTAGCCAGGACTATGGCACATGGGTACAAACTGATACAAGGCTAGATTAGAATTGACTTCCTCATGCAAAGACGAGTGCTCGAAAAGGTCATCCAAGcagagtatgggggggggggagggggggtgtaaaGCCTCTGGAGTCACTCAGAGGTTGTCCCTCAATTATCATCATTGAGGGAGTCATATATTACTCAGCAAAGGATCTAGGAAGCCACCCTCATTCATTCATGCCTTTGGGTTTCAACTCTCATGAGTTGTGTACATAAATCTGGAAATTTCCAATTGATCAAAAATGTATTCTTCAGATTCTGGTTGATCTTAAATAAGCATTTTAATGAAATGCATTTGAGTGTTTTTGAGGTTTTCGAGTGTTTATTGATGTTAACTGAATAATATGTACACTAGAAAATGTTGATCAATCATATGGCATGTACAACGTCCAGTCCATTGACAGTCGTCTGTCACACCTCTCTAATCAGTTGACATAATGGACGGCTTTCCAAAATGCATATTTGTTTCCGTCTGCGGTCACTCTGAAGCTAATGCATTTTGGTGGGTGCAAAGCCACAAGACAAATAGGTCAAAGCGTATTCAGTTAGCAGACATACAGCCTCTCCATTATTGTGACGAGTGAATGCAATGCTGTCTGGACAGCAAATGGTTCATAATTGCTCCGTACAGAACTTCACATGGTTGCAAAGTGAAAGTGCGAGAGACTGAGAAAGAAATGTAACTTGTTAAATTTAAATAGCATTGGGACCCTGAGGGCAACTAATAAGCGACCGTGGCATCTGCGTGTCCTTGAGTACTAAAAGCAAACGAGGTCTCCTCGCTATATTCAATATTGCATTGCATCACCttattttgttccagatgcaatcCATGCCAtttttctgtctctgcctctgatcCATGCCTGTATTTTCACATAACCACCTCTCCACTATTTCAGTGATAACCTTGGAACTTGCTACAGAGCTGTTCAAGGTTATTTGGCAGCCAGGGTATAAAAGATCTATCAGGGTTCTGTTTCTTGAACATAAACAGTGATACTCCTCGCAGCACTGTTGACAGGGGTGCTACTGTCTTTACAGGGCGATGGCATTTAGCTCTCACTCTGCCCTTCAAAGGAGGTGTCACTGTGAAAAGGATAAGATGGATCATAGCAGCATCCTTTACCATATCTTAAACCGAAAGAGGCATCTCCCCACCTGCAGCTGTAAGCACGAATCCAAGGAGAAGGTCGCACTGGGATCGCCTTACGTCGCCTGCAAGGCTGCCTCCGAAGTTCTGCTCAAGACTGTGAACTTTATTAAAAACCTGCCCTCTTTTCGGGGGCTGCTGCAGCCGGACcagctgctgctgctggagaaCTGCTGGGCTGCCCTGTTCGTATTGGGCTTGGCTCAGGAAGGTGTGGACTTCGAAGTGATTGAACCGTCAAGGACCAGCATTCTGAAAGAAATTCTAACAAACCGGGAGGGCAAAGGCAGCGATGAGAAAACAATCACTGAGCCATCAGCTGCAGAAGTGCAGAAAGTCAAATCGTTCTTAACTAAGTGCTGGAGCATAGACATCAGCACTAAGGAGTATGTGTACTTAAAAGGGATCGTTTTATTCAGCCCAGGTGAGCTATCCCACTGGTCCCTGGCTCaaagcttgatttttttttatttttagtaaACCCATGTGGAAATTATTGAATTGACACTGAAAGATTGTTAAGATTATTCAGGAAATCCGAATATTTTGTGGCTTGTGTCATTCATTAGAGAACAAAGGCACTCATTCGCATTTAAAAGGCCACTCTGGCAAAACATTATTTGTTTCGCACCCGGAGGTTCAAATGTACGTATAAACTGACAATGGGAAACTTTTTGAGGAAGGTGGGGTTGTGATAGATTTAAACGGAAGTTAATGGGCACAGCTAAAGGAGGAAGCTGAATGGGAAAAGCACTGGGTCAGGTtgcgggggtgggagcaggggaAATGTGGGGAAAATCAGCTTTGGTTTAACTTTCAGTGAAAAAAGTTCTCTCAGAAATGTCGCAAAATTGTTTAATCTCTTTGGTCAAAACTCCCAGCCGAACTGTCCTTTTAAGGAATTAAAATTGATGCTCTCCACAACCACTGACAGATTTCAAATACATTCCATCGTGTTTCAAAGCGAGCGCAATGACTGGATTACCATTTCGTACTAAAGTGAATCTTTTTGTAATGTTACACTGGAAACTGTCACGCGTGGAAATTGCCAAATTACTATTGTTTCCAAACGTGTTTGTTTCAAATTTTATACAAGAGACAGATAGATCTTTGCTTAAACGGTGGTTCTGATCAACAATGTGTTGTGAAAATTGTTTGATAAGGAACAAAACTGTTTAACCTTGACGGAAAATGTTGGCCTTCAGAGCTGATTGGCACTCCAGAAGGTTCAGAAACATGCTGTTGTCAGTGTTTTCAGCAGAGGCTATATGCAAAATCATGACAGGCAGCTCACATATTGGATTGTATCATGTCCACAAAGGCGTCAATACATTTCACCGCTTTCAACCTCAGATATTCAGAGGTTGCCCCGAGGAGATTAGCTGGAAGATTTTAACTGCATTTAAAATGTCAACTGGATGTTGCCTTGATATAACCTAATCTGAGGTTATTTTAAGTGGTGTTCTGTAGATGCGGGTGCTTGGCAGTTTTGGGATCTCCACTGGGCTTGCAGGCATGAATTTATACATGAACATGAGAACACACAGGATCAAAGATCACTGGGGTCCACTTGGTCATCCCCAGGGATGTGTGGGTATTTTTGGAGGGGTGTGAAATAAAAAAGAGGCCAAGTTGCTCCTTGGGCCGGCTCTAGCATTCAATTTACCGTGGCTGATCTGTACTCAACTCCATTCACTTGCCCTCGCATATCCCTTGAAACCCTGAACCAATTGAAATTCTAGCCATCTCAATCTTGGAAGAATCAATCCATACTCCGCCAGCGTCCATTGCCTTTTGTGAAAACGCACTTCTCTGGGAGACACTTTAAGTCTTCATTCCTCAAAGGTCTAGGCAGTTTCGGAATCATGCCCAATCCTGTGGGATCTGTGAATTTATGTTCACTCGTGGCCCGGGTGAAGTTTGTGTTGACATTGACCAGAATTGTTTTTGAATTGCCCGGGGTAGGAAGATAGGAAATTTTGTTGACAGAAATATTTAGCCCAACAAATGTTCCCCATTTTGTTCCATTTGAGCCCCAGATTCCAgcctcctccaggttccttaatcCTTTCTTTTTACAGAAATGTAATCATTTTTCCCTTGAACCCAGTTATTCTTTATTCAGCACCCTTACATTTAATGCCACCTGCAAATTTCATCGGTTAGATCTCCAGGTACAGAGCTGGACAAAGGGTCATATAAAGATATCAAATTCTGCACtttagtaggaagaataaagaagctgaatattatttaagtggagaaagacggcagaaAGTTGcaacacagagggatttggggatccgtgcgcataaatcacaaaaggctagcatgcaaatgcagcaggtaatagggaaggcaaatggaatgtttacCTTTATTTAAAAGGAAATGGAGTGCAAAAATGGGGAAATCTTTCTAAAACTGTACAAGACACTAGTTTGACcattcaaataaaagcaaaatactatggatgctggaaatctgaaataaacagaaaatgctggataaactcagcaggtctggcagcatctgtggagagagaaacagagttaacattccaAATTTAAATGACTCTTCTACAgagctagttagaccacacctggactacTGTGAACAGTGTTGGtcaccttatctaaggaaagatatattggcattggaagcaatccagagaaggttcattaggttgGTCTCgggcatggagggattttctcatgAAGAGAGACTCAGTAGGTTGGGTCTGAATTCATTGCagtttattgagacatatcggattctcagggggcttgacagggtagatgctgagagggtatttcctcttgtgggagtgtctaggaccagagggaataGTCTGAGAGTAAGGGTTcgcccatttaagatagagatgaagaggatttttttctctcagagggtagtgaatctgtgggattctttgctgcagagagctgtagaggctgtgtCCTTAAGGAtgatcaaggctgagagagacaggttTTTAAGCAgtgaaggaattaagggttatgggtataaggcaggaaagtggaattgaagatTATCACATCTGATCAGTCATGATATAATTGAATGGCAGTAcagacttgacgggctgaatggcctacttctgatcCTGCACCTTATGGTCTAATGTGCTGATCTCTGTGACTGACTTCATTATATGGGATTCGATTGCATGAAACTCAGTTGtgatggaggggttggagggtgcAGGCGGGGTACGTTTTTGGAATTATATGAATTAGCTCAATATATTAggatgacatggtggcacagtggttagcactgctgcctcatagcggttcaattctggccttgggtgactgtctgcatggagtttgcacattctccctgcatctgcatgggtttcctctgggtgctcaggattcctcccacagtccaacgatgtgcagattaagtggattggacatgttaatttgccccttagtatccaaagatgtgccggttaagtaggattacagggatagggtgggggagtgggcctaggtaggatgttcttgGAAGGGTGGGTAcactcaatgggatgaatggcctgtttctgcacttCTATTTGCTCCCACAATCTTCAACCCGCACCCCCTTGATTTTAAACATTTCACCAGTGTGAGGAATGTTTGAAATTCCTAAattcatggcagcacagtggcgcagtgggttagccctgcagcctcacggcgctaaggtcccaggttcaatcctggctatgggtcactgtccgtgtggaatttgcacattctccccgtgtttgcgtgagtttcgcccccacagcccaaagatgtgcaggctaggtggattggctacgctaaaattgccccttaattggaaaaaat harbors:
- the LOC119952450 gene encoding nuclear receptor subfamily 0 group B member 1-like isoform X1, coding for MAFSSHSALQRRCHCEKDKMDHSSILYHILNRKRHLPTCSCKHESKEKVALGSPYVACKAASEVLLKTVNFIKNLPSFRGLLQPDQLLLLENCWAALFVLGLAQEGVDFEVIEPSRTSILKEILTNREGKGSDEKTITEPSAAEVQKVKSFLTKCWSIDISTKEYVYLKGIVLFSPVMKPYKHTVVKPWEQIAMDVNASSQASKNLGAVPHRSGQDVSGLHSPQYILGLQQEAERALTEYTHSAHLRDTSRFSQILFALTSLKSINAPVIAQLFFRPLIGNVQMNALLMEMLYTS
- the LOC119952450 gene encoding nuclear receptor subfamily 0 group B member 1-like isoform X2 codes for the protein MAFSSHSALQRRCHCEKDKMDHSSILYHILNRKRHLPTCSCKHESKEKVALGSPYVACKAASEVLLKTVNFIKNLPSFRGLLQPDQLLLLENCWAALFVLGLAQEGVDFEVIEPSRTSILKEILTNREGKGSDEKTITEPSAAEVQKVKSFLTKCWSIDISTKEYVYLKGIVLFSPDVSGLHSPQYILGLQQEAERALTEYTHSAHLRDTSRFSQILFALTSLKSINAPVIAQLFFRPLIGNVQMNALLMEMLYTS